CAAAAATGTGGGTGGTGTGTTGGTATGTAGAGGTTTCtgataatatacagtataaatacaaATCATATGATCTAAGATAAAAGAACAcacatatttctatattttgtgATGTCGGTATACATGTTGGCATATTTTCAGCCAGAGTAATATTCCTAACTTGATTGCTGTTGTTGCCCTCTCACCCTTTCTCCAGTTTTTATCACTGCAATTGAACTCTGCTCTCTCACCTGCTataacacagagaaagagagcacaaagcaaacacacaccctttgaagcgcgtgtgcgcacacacacacacatacacacacacacacacacacacactcacacacacacacaaatgcatgcacagactcacacacatgcacggaGGCATATCTCATTACCATCCTCCTGATAGTGCAGCCAGTGGGTGTTGCAAGAGGAGGGAAGGAGAGccagacagtgagagagagggggaatgagagaggacAGGCAAAGGACCATAGCCAGTGTTATAGAGAGGGAGAgcataaacacaacaacataacaGGAGATACGCGTGGGAACACCAGCCCACTGGAAAAGCAGAAGCAGTATAGAAGACAGAAGAGGGTGAGCAAAACAAACGTGTCAGAGCCCGttggtgtgtctctctgtgtgtgtgagctcaGTGTGTTTCCACGGTTCTCCTAAAGCCGTGGCAGCCATGGCGTCAGAGCCTAACACCCAGTCCAGGGTGATGTTCCAGGCAGCGGACAAAACAGAGGAGCCGGCACACCGCAAGCTGGGCAAGCTGACAGTCAAATACAACCGCAAGGACCTGCAGAGGAGGCTGGATATCGAGGAATGGATCGACGGGCAGCTGCACCTGCTGTTTGACTGTGAGGTAGGGGTAGGGCTggctcacacagacacacactcatgaTGCACACTGTGTCGGGTGCCTGAGGATGTGGTGAGGGAAAGGAGCAAGGAAAGCACTGAGCTGATCATAAGTGCCTGTGGTGGGTTATCCATCATGTATGAGAGATTACAGCTACTTAAAAGAGGAGTGGGGGGGCAAGTAGCTTTGCTTCATAGCTGCAATTTTTGGCACACAAGCCCTCATGTGTCATCGACATGACTGCAGTATCAGCCGTGTGGTGTGCTCCCTGGTGTTCTACCAAAAGTGATAAGATTATATTCCCAAAATATGACGTCTGATCATTTATCATCATTAGATAGCATTTAGAAGCAGGTTGCAAACCTGAAAACACAACACCAAGATCCCTTCAAACATATGGTTGCCATATTCACAATACATTCACAATTTAGGCATTTAAAAATCGGTTTCACACAGAGGGAAGTTGAATTGATTCAGAACCAAACTATATCTAGGAGGAACAGAGttaaagcaccaaaacaatATCACGGTAACTCTGTGATAAAGTAAGTGCCAGAGAaagttttataaaataaaaagctaagGACCAGGATAGAGAAggtattttttcattttgtcataattttagtgtctgtgtgtgttgcctgcATCTCCGTTCCTGTTGACAGTCACAGAATAGCCATGCATGATAGAAACTACACACTTGCCCCTATGTGGATGATAATTAATGATGACTGATTAGACATTAGATACATTTGCTGTATAAataagcagttttttttcaaaaccatTGAGGATATGCAGTTTCTATGAACACTGCACATGTTCTATAACAACAAGAGTTGTAGTGTGAAACTATATGCTCATTATCTCCATTGTGTGCCTAATTAGTGGCCTCATTGCCATGGTAATATTTAATATGTGCATGGGATTATGTTGAATTATGTCAcgctctcactcactcactcactaactctctctctctctctctctctctctctctctctctcgcatgcacgcacacgcgcacacgcacacacacacacacacacacacacacacacacacacacacacacacacaactttgcTCCTGTATGGCAGGATACAATCCAATTATGTCAGAGGCTCCACATTGATTTGCTTGACATTCTCTGAGGGGAAACTATGGCAACAGATGTCTTATCGCCCACATGAGGCAGCATGGTACAGTAGAATTAGAGCTGTCTGTTAAGGAACATAACTTTTCTAATTACGATGCAGATAAGCTGGCAACACCGCCTTGGTTTCACGCCGGAGATGGCAGAGACAAAAGGTTTCTTATTTAATTCTTGAACCACACAGAACTCCCTGGCTGTAGATGACCTGTAGCCACCTCTCTGTCTGGCACCCAGACACTGCCAGACATCCCTTTGCATATGGCACATACCAAAGAAGCAAATCTAGTGATAAGACAACTAGTCTCTCCAGTTTTGAATTGTATCAATCTCTTTTTCTAGACCAGTAGATAATGAGGGTTAAGTCTGGCAGGGGTAATTAGTTTTAATAGATTTTAGTTGCAGCTCACTGCCAAGAATTTCTAATATTGTGCTACTATATACCTCATCCCAATTCTTGATTAGCTTTATTCCATTTACATCCCAAGCCATCTTCCCTGTGGTAATATATGATAATATGCTTGTAAAGATAAGGGTGGAATAAATTACATTAGTGGAAACCAGGACATGTGAAAACAGATCTGAagtctttctctttgtttgatcTTGTCCTAGAAACAAACTTTTATTTTACGTTTGCAGTACTCAGCCTTTCATGTTCTGGTTCTAACAAAGTCTAATGTGAAGATACATGTACAGCCAAAGTAGTGGATGTGCATGTTTCCCAGCAAGCTGAATAATTGGATCTCAGTATGATTGATGAGATGATGAAAGATAGCAAAAACAATGGAGAGCGCCTGACGATGTGAATTCAAGTTAACAGAAGTTCCTCTTCTATACAATAGACTGGATATTTGCATTAGCCACTCGTATGGAATCATTCGGGCCTCGTCCATGTGCACTGGCCAGAGTAATGAATTTTGCATGGGCTCAGGGGAAGGTTACTCTGTTGGTTCACAGAGTCTTCCGCGTGGAAGCATTTACCATCAGTCCCCTGTGTCACCACCTGAATTATTTAGCCGCATCTCTAATTCATACAAGTGCTGCCCTGGTCTGGAGTGGCCGCCCTTCGTTGCAATCTTCACACCTTTTGAgaaatgataaacaaaaaaaggtgtGAAAATCTGCTCTCAGATAAACTCGAAAATGTTGTAGCAAAGTTCATGCTTGTGTTAtgcttttgtgtgtatattaacCCAGATCAGTGTTTCCCTACCAGTGTTTTCCCCACTGACTCTAAACTATGAGGACTTTTCAGGGAAGGTTTGTCAAAAACTCAGGAGCAGCACAACTCATTTCACATACATGAAGAAGTTTTTGGAGATTAATCTCCAAGACGGCGCCAACCGCGGGAGATTCTGTAATTTGTTGCTTATTGTTTCgtctttttttgtcatgaaTTCAGTTTTCTACTGCAATACCTTGAGCTCTTTCACCAGAAACATCAGCGGACGTAATTCACTTTACTATtcttattaatgtttaatatgtttgtttgtttgttattatGTATGCACCCaatcaccaaggcaaattccatgt
Above is a genomic segment from Etheostoma spectabile isolate EspeVRDwgs_2016 chromosome 20, UIUC_Espe_1.0, whole genome shotgun sequence containing:
- the ppp1r14d gene encoding protein phosphatase 1 regulatory subunit 14B, translating into MASEPNTQSRVMFQAADKTEEPAHRKLGKLTVKYNRKDLQRRLDIEEWIDGQLHLLFDCEEEEIPELEIDIDELLELTDEGQRTRLQELLQECGKPKEDFINGLLYRIKGLRKMSGPLKK